The Anastrepha ludens isolate Willacy chromosome 2, idAnaLude1.1, whole genome shotgun sequence DNA window ATGGTCCTATTAGGAGTTGGTATAAAACTATATATTAGATCATTCTATTTGACAAAAGCTCCGGTTGATACCTGGAGTACGTAAGCATAGGAAAACTATAATGGATTATTTTTTACCGACTACCCAAACTTTACCAGCTGTCAGAGGCCAAATTATGgccaaactctgaaaatgagccagGTAaatactgttttcgcattttcatagatggctccaggaccaagCACTCTTCCGACTatggtgtctacgtggaatccagcgggacaaaactacacattgctcttggaatgtacgCATCTGTGCTTCAAACGGAGGTATACGaatatgctgttcaagaagcaatgaactcTGTTGTAGATAACATGTGGAAAGGTAGATCATGACTTTAGACAGCCCTCCTACCACTTCAAGAGTAATTGATCCTGTACTTCATGCTGAACTGTGTAGGTAAACATAATAGTCTGATGCTAACGTGGGTCCCggaacacgtgggtatcgctctcggtaacgagacctctgactttttagctaggatgggctacTTCTTtgacccggagcccgttctgccactttCTTCTACAGCcttcaaagccacggttagcaaacggattACCTCAATCCACTGAGCTTTGCAAACtcagagaggctgcagatggacaaaactgatgttacctatcatgtccgaccgactgtcgcagatccttctgtcattaagcagaagggactgtagacAGCAGTTTAGTACAGTTAAAAGTTTGCGTCCAACTCCAAACGCTCTAtatctaaaaagtattatatttttgatgTATATATtacgtcaataaaaaaaacgaaaactaataaaattatattgtatttaaatttaaacgaGTATGCACCACTATGATTTGTTCGAGGTTTAAAATAATcagctcaaaacaaaaaatgttcaagtttCCGAACATTCGAGTTAGCGCGAGTCGGCTGcagacatatgtatatatatgtatttatcttGATTCCTTTATGCTATTTCATACCACACAACAGTTATGTGtgcaaaattatattataattaattataattatatgccctcatgcaaaaaagcaaaaattgtgaAAGTCGACTATTGGAGATGCGGGGCATCGATCCCCGTACCTCTCACATGCTAAGCGAGCGCTCTACCATCTGAGCTACATCCCCAGGCGACAAATTATTgtataccagcgctatttgtaaCAACTATGAAAAGTGTTGAAACTGCACTACCGACATTACTAATGACAGCAACAACACCCCATAAATTAGGGTCATTAAGCTGCCTGCAAATGGGCAAGCAGTTCATTTCGGTTAGTTGGGCTGATTTCTACATGCGAATGCTCATAAAAATACATTAGTACaaatgcgtgtgtgtatgtacgcatgtgGCGTATTTTGCCTTCCTCGGTTCGtcaaaaaaagctttcatacgaaacatgtaaaaatagaaaaagcttTATAATTACCTTAGAagataaaaaaagcaaatgctaacaaatacttttcaaataatagtgaaatattataaaaaaaaacaaaaataacatacAGAAAAACTATCGCTCATTTTAAATGATCGCAAATAGAAGGAGGTGATGGAAATTTCAATGAGAGAGGCTTGAAGAGAAATTCCGTTACAgaaacatacctacatacttacgaaattacaactaaaaataaaaaaatttagaaaaaaattaaaatataccaATTTACAAGTTTACGAAATTCAGCtgaataatatcaaaaatttactatttaacccttcgttaggcacgtggatttttgtaacgtggttaggcacgtggtctacaatcgtagaccattttaatattatgactaaaagtgttattcatttgtgtttctcaataatacttcataagtatattctgtgatttaatgtgaggaatataaactaatattttcactaaaatatttgtgtatcttctgtaaattcaataaaaacgtgaatgtatgtgttttttaacatttattgcaattcataaaagttttttcttataactaatggacgatttacaaaagagtttttattattcgtaaaaattaaaataaaaatatgtaaaattcaattctttaaataaaaaaataaaagttcagtacaaaacttatatgttatggtttctgaaaactgcttatatttcctcactgagacattccgtgcaactttccctcatatgatttttgctaggaaatctgccgcatttagtaCACGACTTTCGGGATGATTTGTTCATATTGCGAGGGCAAATATGACAACGTCCAATATAGTTACTTGGTGATTGAGTGGGTTGTGGTGCAATGCTTAGGATGCCAAGAAGGTTGTGGGCTCGCTGCCTCATTTCCATGGGTAGTCGAGGATTCTTTGATctaacttcaatttgtggtcgaatgagctcccaagcgcatttttcaagaaaatcacttggtttttttcatcatttgtttgctcatctattgcgttatcatggtgcatagaTGATATCAGGATCACTGACCGGTTTTTTTGGGCAGTACGACACTAATATAGTatacaattttcttggaaaccaaaaatacttgacttttctttacgattcttcctgggaaagaattctttgggaacttcgcgtttattttttctcacagttcccaaatatgtaagctttttctttagcatccatagcactttcttcactacttgatagttcggagagcggatttttgctgctttccaatcgtttttttttttggaatcagacataatattatctgaaactaattaaattagcacactcttgtaaaaaaatataagcaaaacttaactgaacttaattcaaatatttaatatatcaagtaatattgccgcaagaaaaagtaacgtcgttagtcacgtggtctacatatgtagaccagcactgttcagaccttgataaaatttacaactgtACGTCAAACTCGCACTGAatgcactaattggataaagagattaattataaacagctattaaaaagcttAGGTAATTTAAGAGACAAATTTAAGGAGTTGCACGACTTTGAAAAGACGTGGTCTAccattgtagaccacgtgcctaatgaaGGGTTAAGGAGTTATATACACTTGAAAGGCTGAAAAACCAcgttttttttgagaattttttacaaagaacgattttattaaacaatgtcTACTTTAAAGTTAATTATAGCACGTAAAGtttgtgaaaatattgaagtgcaCGGCTCCTGCAGATGATCTCCCAAGCGTCCTCCAAAAAACGCGTTCGGCCGTGGACAAAATATCTCCGGTTTGGATgatctgaaatcgaaaaaccaatTCGATTCTTTTTGTGGATAGATAAAGCTAGGTgttaatcgaaggaatagtcaaaattttatttttttataaaatggcggctataggaaaaaaatcgaaaaaaaaatagataaaatcaTCAGAATTCCTATTTCTTCGATTAATACCTGGAGAATATATCTTCGAAGGTTGCGTCAAAATTTCAAGACGGTCGGTTCTTGAGAAATGGTGTCCACCGGCTTCGAAAACACGGTTTTGAGAacaacgcgtttaaagtttgaaaaacacattacattaagtaaaaattctctgaaacgcctttccaaatttgcgtgtaacttcgaaaatattccccggaacgatattaaattttaaatgtgcattcttaaatatatgtacattaagaaaataaaataaaaaccaaatcgattttttgaaaattctaactgtataatcaataaaactgtaataaatTATTCAATCCGCAAAATAGAAAACTTACCTACCCTGCGgcgaattacaaaaaaaaaaaccttttttgatTGATTCGATAttccttaaattttatttaagaaagtgGCCTGTTCTAcagaaaaaaccaaaatcgAGATAAATGGCGGTGATTGCGTGAAAAGAGCCTAAACATTAAAAAAGCTCAGTTTAGTAAGAgctaaaaatatctttttaatagaaatttacCAGAAATTATTGGATTTCGCTTAGTCCAAAAAGAATTTCCACTTTATTAAGTTCACGCAAGGACCTTTGACTAGGTAGGTGGGTAGGTAGAAGTGAAAGTCGGTCTTCAAACATACCCACTTAGACtagaaaatatcaataaaacctTATTATAACCTCCCATAGACAAAAAAGCAATACCGTGGATACGACAACTTTGTCACAAACCACTAGTTTACAACCAAAAACACCCAAGAAACAGGTAATGGTAAAAATtcgaaggtggcgcaaaattaaccaccgTATacgaagattttaatttttactaatgGCGGCTTACGCCAATCATATCTGACACttatgaactagacagctgcctGGACTATGTAggattttggactaagtagccaATTgattagtaaagtcctctctcaacgaacaaaactatcactctacaaggctctcatcatgtccgtgcTATCGTATGGTACAGAAGTTTGGACGAAGACAATATGAAATGAGGCGTCCCTTTAAGAGAAATATTCTGTGGACGATGGAGCAATGAGCTGTATGCGCTTTTCgatggcatagacatagcgcagcgaataaagataaaaataaaatatttccaacCTGGTAgcagcaggctaatcacctgccctgccagaaagcaaaacagattaacgaagccaacacaagactgagtcttgtcgaggccttgtgctcccgagtggagtaaaaaaggaaaaacaaaatctcatcactcaaaattttttttttgaaaaaagttattcaaaagaaaaattgcttatgatgattaattttgcgccacattgtgtATAAAATCAAACACAAAATCTGAAAATCTATCTGATTTATTTTCTCTCATGTAATTTTCGTGATATTGTCAAAAAGCGATTTTGGTGAAAAAAGATAGATTGCAAAAATTTCTAATATCCGGAAAATTTGTTTGTCGATCAAAACAAGTGAAATatcgatttaaagaaaattcagatttctatctttttttaataaaatgtatctaaaaattaatttttcaataaaatcaaaagttttCAAGATATTTTCAAGACGAATCTATTAAAGATGATAGCAGTTGGCCAGTTGATTTCTTACTTTTGCGCTGCACATTTGGATATcagcaaaaaattgatttaggaaatttctaattatgagaattaaataagaaataaataaaaaatagcaaaatgatagaaaaaggtttttctatagcggtcgcccctcggcaggcaatggcaaacctgcgattgtatatctgccatgaaaaagctccgcgTGAGAagtcatctgccgttcggaggcggcgtaaaatTTTAGATCCCTCCAcaagcataacaaactgctcagtaagcagtttctgctagggtgttaccgcaggcctcaccTATGCAGACatctgctcgagcctgagccacctcccaggcacatcaggaggcactttctcaactacgcggacgagatctcagacaaaacaaacagacagttacaggatcggacagtgtacagacaggccataaatgacattcatcgggagactctcaccaccttcttaagctcccgtcccccgaatgccgttatcagagtccaaccaccaccaatcgcagacgaagagctccaactcgaaggtcccgcgtaatcttggcacaattacgttctggatattgtagcaggttaaactcctacttatccagaatcgaccccgacatactgaacatatgtccagcatgtgaaggcaccccgcacgacactaaccaccttttcacatgccctattaaatccactcatctaacacccctctccttctggaccgagcctgtcgaaacagctagtttcctgggcctaccgttagatgagctagacggaGACGACCAGTGATtacgctacactgacagggcaaaggtactgctacaacaacaacaacagatccATCCACTTGTAGAAAACCTCAAAACGCAcagcacaaataagaggaggggCTCTTACTGAGAGATTTAATGAAAGACTATTTTTACACCTCTGCGGAACACAAATTATACGGCCTGGTCTCACTTTTTATGTTCCCGAAGTAAAAATTACCACTTCGGAAAATGTGTTAAGCGAACTGAGGCcattatatgtagatatgtagaaAATAGATTGCAGAAGTTGAAACATCAGAATCAGCCTACAAGAAGTGTATTGAGATTTAAAATGAGTTGTCGCAGGAGTtcactttgaataaaaaaatattataatactcgtattaataaatattttattattggcaAAAGTTGTATTCACATGAAATGTTCATTGCTGCTcccaactaaataaaaaaaaaccaaattacacCCAAGCGATCAATAACGAATTTTTCCAGCATTTGAGTCGCACACAATCACtcaaacttaattaaaaagcaatttatttaGTTGAAAAGCGCTCGAGATATGCACTTGGatttgcacatacacacacaaaaacaAGTGCATGCTTACGCTCAGCTGCATTGTGGAGCACTGCGAACAGTGCCACGGTTGCAGTGTGTCAACGCTTTAGATAACCCAGTATGGATCAACGCCGGGGCCACGCTGGGATCGCTGCACATTTCAAAACATGTAAAATGACAAGCGGCTTAACGCAAGCACACTCGCATTCGCATGCTGGAgtaaatgtaaatgttttaGTAGGTAGGTGAGTATTTGCAACCAAGTTCCAGCCGGCGGCTCTACGTACAATGGATCGCCAATCAGCTGgaataaatcaattttatcaTTTAGCAAAGTGACAAGTGGCCGCAGGCAAATTGAgtttgtacgagtatgtatttaAGCGGCGTAGGAGATTAGCCGTGAGTGTTCGCGAAGCttatgaaaatatgaatatgcatatactccgtatatatgtatgtgtgtgtgagtgtgtgcatTTGTTGAGCGCGCGCGCTTCTAATTCATGTAAATTACTGTTAAAATAAAAGGTGGCGTAAGTCGACTAAATAGTCACCGACAAATGATTTATCGGCATTGGCGCCAGACCCTGACAATGATACGATTACCGTGCGATCGGCGatcatttaattaataaattatgagaaaaacaaaaatttattgccgatatatatgatattttattgtaaaatatgtaGTAAAATACGTAAAATATATTGCAGAAAACTCCAGGTACCCGtgtaattaatacaaaaaaaaatatttttccattgaAATCAGCGCTCTAGCTTCAACACCTCAAATTTCAAACCATCCTTCAGACGACTCAATTCCTCAATGAGGCCGGTGTTTGCAAAGGCATAGCCGGGCGATATGACGCCGCCGCTGGAGaataaaaagttaagaaaataaCAGATAATTTATAGAATTTGTGGCAGATacattgaattcattttttaattttattttatttactttatttttattttttttattactttacttttatttatatttttttaattaatttcatgcaatttagttgttttttttttttgtttattttatttttattttttcatttctaagtacctcgttttattttatttgatttggttcgtttaagggtgaccccgcatcggagtgccacatagaccgcaagttgggtccgttgtgtttccctagagctcattattttatatgatttccccacctaaccgagatttttattatagattttggtccaaaatattaattcgtttcgagaatttaatgagagattcgattttcaggtccgagagtgctgaaagattgtcaattgtggGAAAGCctagagcgagtcgacttctggctagaccgggacaactgcacagcaaatgtctgctcgatacttcctcatcttcgtcctcgcagtatctgcacaggtcgttctgaggaaccccgagccgacgtgcgtgagtgcccaaaaggcagtggccggtgagaagagatattatatgccttagttcgtgtttcgaaagacttataagggtttttgtctgtttcagattgtaggatggccagatttttctggtcgtaacgcaagtagtttccactcgtcacctccgatcagcaatgctgtgaaattctcgatcaatgatcattttacatgttgcgagcggaatgtggattgtgcgtaagttactaatatttgattgcgcagctccagctcttgcgagctcatcagctttgcagttaccttcgaatccacggtggtccggtatccagataacttggacagaattctgaacacttatctcgagAGATAAGAGagaggatcgaaccacatctgagtgggtataagaggagctgattgctcgaacggccgcttgactgtcagtgaaaaagcggatatcctcaagtgatattctcttttctaagatagttttcgcagcataccagatagcgcatacttccgcttggaatacactacaggagtcgggtaatctaaatgataccacttaccgtcttgttttgaaccatctgtatatataatcagggggccatcgatttcggtaagagtTGTCTTCCCTTCTTCCctggttgggagtgaacaggagaatagcaagggtggttatttatttaatatttttttttggttctttttttaattttattcattcattattttgtagaatttaatttattttatttaattttcttttaatttagttaattatttatttattttctaacttTGTTCtcccttaattttatttactattttttttatttgactaaTTTGTGAACATTTATATtcttactttgttttatttataatttgttatattttatttcatttcatttatttatcactttaagtaattttattttatttttctttaattgattttatttcactaaacTGGTTTTTGTTGATCCAATTGGTTTAGTTTAtgataacttattttttaattaaaattagttcaattaGAATTGTATCAGATTTCACTTTAAttaatttggttttgttttcattataatTCATCCGAAtttatcttaatttattttaattaattttttcgctgtttgttttttttctataccttcttttaatttaattttactttaattaaataatttaaattatttgttcaggtatttttgcttgttttaattatatataattttattttctttttgtttaattttaattaattaatttttttttttattttttttttaaattaaattattttactttctttaattcatttgattttattttgcttcactctatgcattgtttttttttttttttatatagtattttatttttcttttctcattttgcttattttatttaactttttcatttcatttcattaatcATCACTTTTATTCAATAACTTCAGCAACTTACTTCTTGGGCATTTTATCATTCTCctttagtataatttttgccGCCGCCAAAATCGACACGCTTGTCATGCCATAGAACGGGTCAGTAGCTGAGAGCCGTGTTAGAAGTTCTTGTTTGGGTTCCTCGGTGAATGGCTGTCCCTCAGCCCAACCTTTGGTGCGAAaagtcatttgaaatttttgcgtTGCTCGATTTGCTGCGACTGGTCCCTCGTGGGACATGAGACCTCTAGTGAAGAATTTcggatttttaattagaattcgTTGCATGCAAGGAATTTGTGCCATTATAGCGGTGAATAGAAGTATCATTTGCGTCACTAGAGTGGTCCAAAAGGAACTaggtaatatttgaaaaaagagtaaaatagagaaagaattttttttatacgcgTTCATTTTTTAAACCCACTTGAAACCAATATAATTTTCGAACTGTACTGGACGCTTCTGATTGTCCACATAGCGCAAGCGTTGAGTATTCATTACGACATCACGATCGCCGGAGTGTATGGCAAAGAAGTAGCGATCGAGAAATTGGACTTTGCGTATAAAGGGGCTGCGAGATAGAAGAGAAGAAAAGATACGCAAATTAATGTGTTataaaatttcacttcaataagtgcaattaaaaatagtgagttctaaataaaaattctgcTAAAGTAGAATTAGTAAAATTCATTAATGGTTCAAGAAATTAGAATGCCATCAAAACTATGATATgctgtaatattttatttaaataaatttatttttaacaatttttcttttaaacttttgaaaatttccatttcatAGGAGACGCGGCAATCTCGCTTAATTAATACGACAACCTACCATACAATAAGTTTGCCTACCACATTTcgttaataaaatacttttctCTCACCAGTACTTCAATTTAGGCCGCAAATCTGGCAGCTTCTCGTGCTCCAACGCGTGATGCAACCTTCGCAGTTCCCTATAGTTGGCCATGGCATGAATGGCACTCTCCCAAGTGCCGGCGTGTAAAACAGCCTTGGAGTCTTTGTCGCGGTAATCAAGCATGTTTTCCCAAAACATTTCGCACGAATTTACAGTACCTGCGGGAATACAAAGCAAGCACTTGGTTTTTCTGTAGCGTGAAGATGGTTTAAGGAAGAGGAAATTTTATTGGCAACACCAAGAATTTGGAATTAAGGCAAGAGTAAAGGTTAAGGTCAAAGTGTGTGAGAAAAAGTAAGTGAGGGAAGGGAAATGTAATAAAAAGGAGGTAAGTGAGAGAAGGGAAAAGTGTTCAAAGTGTAATGCTTACATTAGGGATTGAAAAGATGGAGACCTGGAGATGGAGAGACTGGTaaaaatggtaatggtaatattGGCGGGAAtggaatttgaaattaaaaaaatttttttttttttaatcaagagtgaaaaaaattaaaaaatgtttggaaaaaaataattttgttttaatttttgaacatttttttgttaaaaatgtttgaagaaatacatattttctaaaaaaaaactaaaatattacttaaataaatgtaattaaaaaaatttttttccactctttgaaaaaaattacaaaaaaattttttcccaaaaaattaaaagtaacaaattaaatattattccaaaaaaaaatttctttaatttttttatatcaaatcaaatatattattttttttaattttctgaacatttttagaaatgttcaaTGAAGCATAGAAAATAGATTTTTTCGCtttcgattttttggaaaagcgttgaaaaagatttttttaagtatatttaagtaatgttttaatttttttatacaatataaaaatccaCCTCTCAAAATCtttgaacaaaaattgtttgcaaataatttgatttttccattttagatattgaaaaaaaagttttttgtcatttttgaaaagcaccgCCCTCCCCTCTAAGGGGATATTTTACaagaactataaaaaataatatccccAAGAGtttcctaagaaattagaaaaacaatttctggaatttgtaatttttttttttcaaaatttgttgctaATCAAATGTGAAAAGAATTATATACTTCTTGAAGAAAAAAacgtttgttttaatttttttttaattttgtttttttgttaaaaatgtttgaagaaactttttctaaaacaaaaaaatgaaatattacttgagtataattaaaaaattgtttcttccactttttgaaaaaaaaattacaaaaaatttttttcccaaaacattaaaagtgaaaaattaaatatttttccaacagaaaatttgtttttctttttgactttttttatatattttttatatgaagtgaagtgaaaaaaattaaatagtttttgcaaaatttcttgttttaattttcgaacattttaaaaatgttaaaagaaacattttttgaaaaaaaaatagattttcgcttttgatttgttgaaaaaaagtttttttgtgttattttgttttcaaaaagttgaaaaaatttgtttaagaatatttaagtaatgttttaattctttcatataaaactcCACCATTTAAAACCTTTGAaggaaaaatttttggaaataatttgattttttcgcattagattttttgaaaaaaaaaaaaaaaaacccctcTCAGGGTGTATTTTACAAGAACTATAAAAAACAATGTCCCCAAaggtttcctaaaaaaatttgaaaaaaaaaattcttgaagatATTGCATTTTAAAGAATTgtgtaccaaaattttcagcatggaaagaatgtttttttttgttcatttactTCTTTATATACACAAACCTGCGAACAaactaattttcataaaaattttcaacaatgctTAATACTGATATCACTTGACTTGGAATCGCTTGGAATAGTAACGGTAATAGTTTCTCACATACAAATTCGAATAGTACTGCTTATATTAATGGTAACGGTAATTGTAATAGTGTTAGTGGTAATTAACTTTAGAATGTTTGAGTATTCAATTAAAGCTTGCAGTTTAATTATAACTAAGTTCCATTGCAATCAAATTTCATTCAcaagtaaatacaaaaaatatcgaattattaTAGCTGTTACTTCTCTTTCCTGATCATGTAAAAATGATATATGCACCCAATCATATTACTCACTTGCATTTCATTCACACTTATCACAATACCAGT harbors:
- the LOC128867834 gene encoding saccharopine dehydrogenase-like oxidoreductase, whose amino-acid sequence is MSVKLDAIIFGATGFTGQIVVEKAPEVLESLTWGIAGRNKSKLENVLRKASQATGKDLSAVPIILADVEDRKSIEEMAKKCKIVINCCGPYRFFGEVVVKACIEAGTHHVDISGEPQYIDGMQVKYHELAQEKHAYVISACGFDSIPAEMGVVHAERNFPGTVNSCEMFWENMLDYRDKDSKAVLHAGTWESAIHAMANYRELRRLHHALEHEKLPDLRPKLKYCPFIRKVQFLDRYFFAIHSGDRDVVMNTQRLRYVDNQKRPVQFENYIGFNSFWTTLVTQMILLFTAIMAQIPCMQRILIKNPKFFTRGLMSHEGPVAANRATQKFQMTFRTKGWAEGQPFTEEPKQELLTRLSATDPFYGMTSVSILAAAKIILKENDKMPKNGGVISPGYAFANTGLIEELSRLKDGLKFEVLKLER